aaaaatagttttttttttttactggcAAAATTGGAGCTTGAAAAACTTGGACAATACCGGCTTTCACATTCTTTTGCTTCCATTAAACTATACATAACTCTCTCCTCATCGCCACCAGAATCGACCTTGCTGCTGCCTTTGTTCTTGCTTTCGCCTGCATTATTATCACTCCGAAATCAAAATGTcgtttttttaaacaaaatgctTAATTTTGGTAATACATAAGGGTAAGAAAGAAACTTCACCTCTGATATTCTTTAGAACGCTCAAGAAACTCTTTCGCGAGATCTTTTCTTTCATACGATTGTAATACTTGTCTGATATCAGCTGGACTATTGCGCGCTACGTCTGTggaaataaaaaccaaaacatGTAGTACCAATCAAGAGAGACTGTTTAGATCGATCAAAAGTAGACCCTATTGACTACGCCAGTTGGCACACACACCAGATTAGATTTGAGCAACGGCAACAGGCAAAGAATAACAGAAGTAGCATAAAACTTACATTCAAGAAATGGAATAAGATCCAAAAGTGCTGTATCATCTCCCTCGAGCTTAAACGGCTTAATAGGAACACAATTTTCAGGTTGAAGGCTAGACTCAAATGCATGAGCACTCACGTATAAAATCTTGGCTGGATTCCGGTTAAGCTTCGAGAGATCCTGTCAACAGGAACTATTTGTTAAATGAATACTCAAGCACTTAAAGACATTATCTCATAGAttaatgggtaaactacacGAGAGGTCACCCAACTaaggatttttttcttttttggttacTCAACTATTCAATTGTCCTTTTTTGGTCACCAGCTCGCTaacgtaaaaatggaaacacCCTAAAATCTAAGATAGTTGGGTAGCCAAAAAAACagaattgaatagttgagtaatcattttttaacttttcatagtcggggaccaaaaaaaaaatccatagttgggtgactactaatgtagtttaccctagaTTAATACACTtaattgggggggggggggatgcTTCCAAAGAATGTGATCAATTGTAACATACTCTATAATGCTTGCCATTCTGATATTTAGTATCACCCCTTGATAGCCTATATCGTATACAATGGTTAGGGTCCAACCTTTCGCAAACAGGATCGACATACTGCATATAACAAAatgaatacaaaattaaattgcaGGTAACATCAGTTATCCAATGCTCAAGTATTCAAAATGGTTGCCACAAAGGCAAAGCTACCATATTCATCTGGTCGGAGTAAACAACAATTTCATAGAACTTCGCCAAGTGTTCCAAAAAGGCATCAACTCCAGGTCTTTTGAAGGTACGCCAGCCTCTCTCTCGCTTTTGCCAACCGAAAgggagaaaaaaaagtaaagaaaagataATTAGACATTAAAACATGAGCATAAAAACATGTTGTTCTTGAGGATGCAAGTCAATTTCTTACCTTCCAATCTGTATAAAGTAATGTCTCGTTAAGATCTAGGACAAGCGTAAAAACATGTTGTTCTTGAGGGTGCAAATCAGGAAGAAGCTTATCTGAGGTTGGTTCAGTAAATTCCTACAATATGACATAGTAAGtataagaaataaagaaaatcttaatgctcatatgaagaagaaaggtcaaattctgctattagACCTTATACTTTGtgtaagttgtggatttagtacCTATACTTTAATTCGGTCATTTTCAGTCCCTCtacttttagaatttgaaaattttagtcctaaccAAATGAAAActactaaattcattaagttctgTTATTTTCAAGATTTGACGCGTCAAACATATTATAGCATGTGTAATACCATGTCAGCTtgttatttccacatattagtcacaaaaaaaatcagttaATAGATTTAACGGCTGTtgtattgaaatttcaaaagtgGAAAAAATATAGTGACTAAGAATGATCCAGTTGGAGAACATagactaaatttataactttacgCATGATACAagactaatagcataatttaaccaaacaaatttaactgCTACCATTTGGtcaggactaaaatttcaaaatttgaaatgtacagggactaaattgatcaaattaaagaacAAGTAGTAAATCCACAACTTACACAAAGCACATGGtctaatagtagaatttgaccaagaagaaaaaaaaaacagtctGACAATACTAAAAAAGCCAGAACCAAGAGAGAAGAACAGCACTCACCAATACGTTTTCTTCCACCAACCTCCTGAGATCCAGATAGGATTCAAGTGCTTTAGCTGGAACTGGAATTTTACGAGCAACAAAGACGTGAACAAATAAGAGTGGAAGCAGAACATGTAAAGAAGTCGAGCATTGAACAAGTTAACAGATAGCAATTATCATCaagtaatgaatttttttttttgctggcTCAACAAATCCATTTATGATGAACCCAATAATTCTAAAGAAGGTAAAAATACTATGTAGGcccttgtactaggagtcagattgcattttgtcccatctactcaaaaaatgggtaaattaatccCTGTATATCAGATCCAGTAGCAAATTGGCccatctattaaaaatttcattcatttttctgttaaaaacaAGTCATTGTATGTCAGCATGAGGTATATGTGGCACGCCACACGTAACTATCTAGTTATTCCGTCAACCACGCCAACTtctaatagtagaaatggatgaaagttttaacaaaaaagaccaatttgttctttgatctaatgtacaggaactaattttcccattttttgAGCCATTTTTAGAGGAAAGggggtaaaatgcaatctgactcctagtacAAAGGTctctataatacttttaccttCTAAGGAACATTTATGGATGCATTTAACTAAAAATGCTTACACAAAAGGCAAACATAACTCACTTTCATGCAAATATTCTTCTAGTTATTAGGTTAACATAAAGAAGAAAGAGTGTAGAGAAAATTGTTGCTATGAACAAAGAAAAGAGCAATAAGAAATAAGCATAATAGAATCCTCACCTGTCATAGCAGCAGAGTAAAGCAAGCCTCGATATTtctgagagaaaaaaaagaaatggaaaacaactGATTCATTCATAGGAGCAACAAAACAATGGCCATATCAAATTCAGAGGTGAACGGTCATTAGGCCatcccaaaatttttgaaacttttataattAGTGAAAGTTCCCGTTAA
The Gossypium raimondii isolate GPD5lz chromosome 8, ASM2569854v1, whole genome shotgun sequence DNA segment above includes these coding regions:
- the LOC105790246 gene encoding mitochondrial import inner membrane translocase subunit TIM50 → MSSIVLPSRISSHKCSSKIINRRVFSSGVDTSSSIPSKETVIASQSILSDQSPVPHPPPAPETFPPASGGKLWSFLKYGLVGAVTGTVGYAGYLSYKCSYEEVDQKAKALRAAASYAPSEDASAIDKYRGLLYSAAMTVPAKALESYLDLRRLVEENVLEFTEPTSDKLLPDLHPQEQHVFTLVLDLNETLLYTDWKRERGWRTFKRPGVDAFLEHLAKFYEIVVYSDQMNMYVDPVCERLDPNHCIRYRLSRGDTKYQNGKHYRDLSKLNRNPAKILYVSAHAFESSLQPENCVPIKPFKLEGDDTALLDLIPFLEYVARNSPADIRQVLQSYERKDLAKEFLERSKEYQRRKQEQRQQQGRFWWR